From a single Pseudoalteromonas nigrifaciens genomic region:
- the gspI gene encoding type II secretion system minor pseudopilin GspI, protein MRQYNKGFTLLEVLVALSICAMAGIAAMQATSEHIHHLSSIEEQTYASWVAENIMVEQRTKGEQWEGKDGVRGSEVMAGVEWFWRQDIGKTADKDFVKLTINIFSDEKYEHSIYELATYLNKGKK, encoded by the coding sequence ATGCGCCAGTATAATAAAGGTTTTACTTTACTTGAAGTGCTAGTGGCATTGAGTATTTGTGCTATGGCAGGTATTGCAGCAATGCAAGCAACCAGTGAACACATTCATCATCTATCTAGCATAGAAGAGCAAACTTACGCCTCATGGGTTGCCGAAAACATTATGGTAGAGCAGCGTACCAAAGGCGAACAATGGGAAGGGAAAGACGGCGTGCGCGGTAGTGAAGTTATGGCGGGTGTTGAATGGTTTTGGCGCCAAGATATAGGTAAAACCGCAGATAAAGACTTTGTAAAATTAACCATTAATATATTTAGTGATGAAAAATACGAACACTCAATATATGAGCTGGCAACTTATTTAAATAAAGGCAAAAAATAA
- a CDS encoding thiol:disulfide interchange protein DsbA/DsbL, with protein MLKKLKLSLLLLCLPFAALAANFEVGNQYTVIDIEKSTTPQVTEYFSFYCPHCFKFEPVAHAIEENLPTGAVFIKNHVNFLGGVSPQAQSNLSLAYLVAKKHGQADTITDKIFKSIHVQRAPLTEIKDLKKLLDINGISSDTFDQDIASMPIIAAEQAMQDKQNKYSKLGALTGVPTFIVNDKYKINLNTIKSQEELDELVSFLLAL; from the coding sequence ATGCTTAAAAAATTAAAACTGAGCCTACTACTTCTTTGTCTACCTTTTGCAGCACTTGCAGCAAACTTTGAAGTAGGTAATCAATATACAGTTATCGATATCGAAAAAAGTACTACACCACAAGTTACCGAATACTTTTCGTTTTATTGCCCGCATTGTTTCAAGTTTGAACCGGTTGCACACGCAATTGAAGAAAACCTACCTACAGGTGCGGTGTTTATAAAAAATCACGTTAACTTTTTAGGCGGCGTATCACCACAAGCACAAAGTAACTTGAGCCTAGCTTATTTAGTTGCTAAAAAGCACGGACAAGCAGATACGATTACAGACAAGATTTTTAAAAGTATTCATGTTCAGCGCGCACCACTGACTGAAATTAAAGATCTAAAAAAATTATTAGATATAAATGGCATTAGTAGCGATACATTTGATCAAGATATTGCCAGTATGCCAATTATTGCAGCTGAACAAGCAATGCAAGATAAACAAAATAAATACTCAAAATTAGGTGCGTTAACAGGCGTTCCTACTTTTATTGTAAACGACAAATATAAAATCAATCTAAATACCATCAAGAGCCAAGAAGAGCTTGATGAGTTAGTTTCATTTTTACTCGCACTATAA
- the gspF gene encoding type II secretion system inner membrane protein GspF has product MAAFEYRALDGRGKEKKGILEADTAKQIRQILRDQKLTPLEVVPAAQSDKQVKGQKTSLLGGLFKPTISTSDLALITRQLATLIQSALPVEGAVMAVAEQCEKPRLKRMLMSVRSKVVEGYTLADGMSEFPHVFDDLYRAMVAAGEKSGHLDQVLNRLADYTEQRQYMRSQITQAMVYPIILVVFAIAIVSVLLGTVVPKILKTFEKTKQVLPWTTEWVMAGSHFVQNYWFISLIVITGLAIGIKHALKQPKIRFWWDDKILHMPGIGKVARGINTARFARTLSILSSSSVPLLEGMRIAGGVLINERIKKAVADAADRVSEGASLRAALQQTKLFPPMMLHMIASGEKSGELEQMLERAANNQDREFESMVNVSLKLLEPAMIALMAVIVLFIVMAILQPIMAMNKAVGL; this is encoded by the coding sequence ATGGCAGCATTTGAATACCGTGCCTTAGATGGCCGAGGCAAAGAAAAAAAAGGCATTTTAGAAGCGGATACAGCAAAACAAATTCGCCAAATATTACGCGATCAAAAATTAACGCCGCTCGAAGTTGTACCCGCGGCGCAAAGTGATAAACAGGTTAAAGGCCAAAAAACGTCATTACTTGGCGGTTTGTTTAAACCTACTATATCAACCTCAGATTTGGCGCTTATAACTCGCCAGTTAGCAACACTCATTCAATCGGCTCTGCCAGTTGAGGGTGCGGTAATGGCTGTGGCTGAGCAATGTGAAAAACCACGTTTAAAACGCATGCTGATGTCGGTTCGCTCAAAAGTAGTGGAAGGGTATACCCTTGCCGACGGTATGAGTGAGTTTCCGCATGTGTTTGACGATTTATACCGCGCTATGGTTGCCGCAGGCGAAAAGTCAGGGCATTTAGACCAAGTACTAAACCGGCTTGCCGATTACACCGAACAGCGCCAATATATGCGCAGTCAAATAACGCAAGCTATGGTGTACCCCATTATTTTAGTGGTGTTTGCTATTGCAATTGTGTCGGTTTTATTAGGTACTGTAGTACCTAAAATACTTAAAACGTTTGAGAAAACCAAGCAAGTACTCCCTTGGACCACTGAGTGGGTAATGGCGGGAAGTCATTTTGTACAAAATTATTGGTTTATTAGTTTAATTGTAATAACGGGCCTAGCGATAGGGATTAAGCATGCTTTAAAACAGCCTAAAATTCGTTTTTGGTGGGATGATAAAATATTGCATATGCCCGGTATTGGTAAAGTAGCTAGAGGTATTAATACCGCCCGCTTTGCCCGAACTTTAAGTATTTTATCATCAAGCTCGGTACCGCTACTTGAAGGTATGCGTATTGCGGGTGGAGTGCTGATCAACGAAAGAATTAAAAAAGCAGTTGCCGATGCAGCGGATAGAGTAAGCGAAGGGGCAAGTTTAAGAGCGGCCTTACAGCAAACTAAATTGTTTCCGCCAATGATGCTACATATGATAGCCAGCGGTGAAAAATCTGGCGAGCTGGAGCAAATGTTAGAACGCGCTGCTAATAACCAAGATCGCGAATTTGAAAGTATGGTTAATGTATCGCTAAAACTATTAGAACCCGCAATGATCGCTTTAATGGCGGTTATTGTATTATTTATAGTAATGGCAATTTTACAGCCAATTATGGCAATGAATAAAGCTGTAGGGCTTTAA
- a CDS encoding UPF0149 family protein, with amino-acid sequence MQLPQFTEQHAKQLSTFLDTQSQAMTLTQSQGYLFGVICSPEPLDVHEWMAAILPNTANNVDEEMLFLFMALYHQISEQVFEVGYKLPAQYNYEFCSNWSAGFVTATTSYTQKLLSSTALEAEYKQALESAQATLSFFALDGQTISQIALQNSIDEQLLCQQQYELMGDFALGFAELVEIVALNSGLYTDEGWEE; translated from the coding sequence ATGCAATTACCCCAATTTACTGAGCAGCACGCTAAGCAGCTCAGCACATTTTTAGACACCCAGTCTCAAGCGATGACGCTAACGCAAAGCCAAGGTTATTTATTTGGCGTAATTTGCTCTCCTGAGCCTCTAGACGTACATGAGTGGATGGCAGCAATTTTGCCTAATACAGCTAATAATGTAGATGAAGAAATGCTATTTTTATTTATGGCGCTATACCATCAAATTAGCGAGCAAGTATTTGAAGTAGGCTATAAATTACCAGCACAATATAATTACGAATTTTGCAGTAATTGGAGCGCAGGTTTTGTAACGGCAACAACGTCATATACTCAAAAGTTATTAAGTTCAACCGCGTTAGAGGCAGAATATAAACAAGCCCTCGAAAGCGCTCAAGCCACATTAAGCTTTTTTGCACTTGATGGGCAAACCATTAGCCAAATAGCGTTACAAAACAGTATTGATGAGCAGTTACTTTGCCAGCAGCAATATGAGCTAATGGGCGACTTTGCGCTAGGCTTTGCAGAGCTAGTGGAAATAGTCGCACTTAATAGTGGCTTGTATACAGATGAAGGATGGGAAGAGTAG
- the gspM gene encoding type II secretion system protein GspM: MKQQLIKYWRSLKEQEQQLIIVASGIFIVFILVMGIFRPLNNAIASAEQSQLKQQELLVWVDESIVKLKAAGNTQVVNSQNISQIVNATRGRYKINISKMQPSNNSLRLTLDSVEFNQLILWLDELVNQHGLRVENLDLSRDDKSGYVRVSRLLLEK, from the coding sequence ATGAAACAGCAGTTAATTAAATATTGGCGCTCACTAAAAGAGCAAGAGCAGCAGTTAATAATCGTTGCGAGTGGTATTTTTATTGTGTTTATTTTAGTGATGGGCATTTTTAGACCCTTAAATAATGCAATAGCAAGTGCCGAGCAATCGCAATTAAAACAGCAAGAGCTACTAGTGTGGGTTGATGAAAGTATTGTAAAGCTCAAGGCCGCTGGTAATACACAAGTGGTTAATAGTCAAAACATTAGCCAAATAGTTAACGCCACCCGCGGACGCTATAAAATAAATATTAGTAAAATGCAGCCAAGTAATAACTCGCTACGTTTAACGCTCGACTCAGTAGAGTTTAATCAATTAATACTGTGGCTTGATGAACTGGTCAATCAACATGGTCTACGGGTCGAAAATTTAGATTTGAGCCGTGACGATAAGTCGGGCTATGTACGTGTTAGCCGTTTGCTATTAGAGAAGTAA
- a CDS encoding type II secretion system protein N, with translation MKKIITLSIVFLLSFIVFCIIKLPVAVAIDLAKPYFPKQLEVGQSVGTIWQGQMMQVRYQGEQLNNVRWDVAGWALFTGKLNANVKFGDPRERSDISGYADVSFGLFNKQVKVTNGLVRSTVERAMQRIQLPLPVTAKGRVILELAEYTSGAPYCESLQGEIASPNIDVQGLNGWFNIGPLGGNLSCKSGDIAILIDPDNTLGLEADATLKANFDFKVSGYVKPDATLPKDVHDAVKFLGRPDNQGRYPLNF, from the coding sequence ATGAAAAAAATAATAACCTTATCCATTGTATTTTTACTTAGTTTTATTGTGTTTTGTATTATTAAGTTACCTGTAGCGGTGGCCATTGACCTAGCAAAACCTTATTTTCCTAAGCAACTTGAAGTAGGGCAAAGTGTTGGCACTATTTGGCAAGGGCAAATGATGCAAGTGCGCTACCAAGGTGAGCAATTAAATAATGTGCGTTGGGATGTTGCCGGGTGGGCATTATTTACCGGTAAGTTAAATGCCAATGTAAAATTTGGTGACCCACGTGAGCGCAGTGATATATCGGGTTATGCAGATGTGAGCTTTGGTTTATTTAATAAGCAAGTGAAAGTAACCAATGGATTAGTGCGCTCAACAGTTGAAAGAGCGATGCAACGCATACAACTTCCGTTACCTGTAACCGCTAAAGGTCGTGTGATCTTGGAATTGGCAGAGTATACATCGGGCGCACCTTATTGTGAGTCACTGCAAGGCGAGATAGCGAGCCCTAATATTGACGTACAAGGTTTGAACGGTTGGTTTAATATAGGCCCGCTTGGTGGTAACCTAAGCTGTAAATCGGGCGACATAGCCATACTTATCGACCCAGATAACACCTTAGGGCTTGAAGCTGATGCAACCCTAAAAGCTAATTTTGACTTTAAAGTATCAGGCTATGTAAAGCCCGATGCCACGTTGCCAAAAGATGTACATGATGCGGTTAAGTTTTTAGGTCGTCCAGATAATCAAGGCCGTTACCCGCTCAACTTTTAA
- the gspK gene encoding type II secretion system minor pseudopilin GspK, with product MGLRSSRGAALVIVLFIVALAAILAVEMSANLMVQVQKSTNLQGHQQAKWYAYGAEELAIKALIKSKRDDPDKTTLDQIWAQQGDIPYPVDNGTLSGKITDLQACLNLNAIAVEPDLNSASKTNPAHKALFALLENIEDLPAQESEETMADSVFDWLDENSITYRSGAEEGEYLSRQFPYMTANSLFASTSELRLVKGFNPLVMEKVLPYVCVIPGSTLLSINVNTLAAEQALILSTLIDELSVSGAEAVIAARPDAGFESKAAFFEQVQQQGGQNVKAVEKLFSINSEYFKLQTQANFVDLRFSMTTLLHAKDGDVTILARKFGGVQ from the coding sequence ATGGGGCTGCGTTCTTCTCGTGGAGCCGCACTTGTTATTGTGCTGTTTATTGTTGCATTAGCGGCCATTTTAGCCGTAGAAATGAGTGCTAACTTAATGGTGCAAGTGCAAAAAAGTACTAACTTACAGGGTCATCAACAAGCTAAGTGGTATGCCTATGGTGCAGAAGAGCTTGCCATAAAAGCGCTGATTAAAAGCAAAAGAGACGATCCTGACAAAACCACGTTAGATCAAATATGGGCGCAGCAAGGCGATATACCTTACCCAGTTGATAACGGCACACTAAGCGGAAAAATAACGGATTTACAAGCATGTTTAAACTTAAATGCTATAGCCGTAGAACCAGATTTAAATAGTGCTAGCAAAACCAATCCAGCGCACAAGGCCTTGTTCGCATTACTTGAAAATATTGAAGATTTACCGGCACAAGAGTCAGAGGAAACCATGGCTGACAGTGTGTTTGATTGGCTAGACGAAAACAGCATTACATACCGTTCAGGAGCAGAAGAAGGGGAATACTTGTCGCGTCAATTTCCGTACATGACCGCAAATAGCTTATTTGCATCAACCTCAGAGCTGCGTTTGGTTAAAGGTTTTAACCCATTAGTAATGGAAAAAGTGCTGCCTTATGTTTGTGTAATACCTGGTAGCACTTTATTGTCTATTAATGTGAATACCTTAGCAGCAGAGCAAGCACTCATTTTAAGTACCCTTATAGATGAGCTAAGTGTATCGGGTGCTGAAGCTGTGATTGCTGCTCGCCCAGATGCAGGCTTTGAAAGTAAAGCTGCCTTTTTTGAACAAGTTCAGCAGCAAGGCGGGCAAAACGTCAAAGCGGTAGAAAAATTGTTTAGTATTAATAGCGAATATTTTAAATTACAAACGCAGGCAAACTTTGTTGATCTGCGTTTTTCGATGACCACATTACTGCACGCCAAAGATGGCGACGTAACGATACTGGCGCGAAAATTTGGAGGCGTACAGTGA
- the gspH gene encoding type II secretion system minor pseudopilin GspH, protein MQVSSGRLRAKSRGFSLIEILVVLVIIAFATKMVVYSLEGGAEDELDTQALRLHTTINMASEFAILNQVELGFHIDNNVFEFLVFDGEKWVNFVREALFEPVEFDPRFKLALNLDDLAWAQDNLLEQANWRELMSGDEDSLLELKKFKIPQVLILSSGEVSAFQLTLELKEQSEPVYFIEGEFTAPVNLRREPE, encoded by the coding sequence ATGCAAGTAAGCTCTGGGAGATTGCGTGCAAAAAGCCGCGGCTTTAGTTTAATCGAAATTTTAGTGGTATTAGTGATCATCGCTTTTGCCACAAAAATGGTGGTATATAGCTTAGAAGGCGGCGCTGAGGATGAGTTAGATACTCAAGCGCTTAGGCTGCATACCACCATTAATATGGCATCAGAATTTGCTATTTTAAACCAAGTTGAATTGGGTTTTCATATAGACAACAACGTATTTGAGTTTTTAGTTTTTGATGGTGAAAAGTGGGTAAACTTTGTCAGAGAAGCATTATTTGAGCCGGTTGAATTTGATCCACGCTTTAAACTAGCGCTTAACCTAGACGACTTAGCTTGGGCGCAAGATAACTTACTCGAGCAAGCAAATTGGCGTGAGCTAATGAGCGGCGACGAAGACAGCTTATTGGAGCTTAAAAAGTTTAAAATTCCGCAAGTGCTAATACTATCTTCGGGCGAAGTAAGTGCATTTCAATTAACACTCGAATTAAAAGAGCAAAGCGAGCCGGTTTACTTTATTGAAGGCGAGTTTACTGCGCCAGTGAATTTACGCCGAGAGCCCGAATAA
- a CDS encoding serine/threonine protein kinase codes for MSKFSFIDLTPDLILDAIESVGIYVESGLLALNSYENRVYQFVAEGGKRYVVKFYRPERWSEEQIQEEHDFAFELAEAEVPVVAPMEYNGQSLFEHQGYLFTLFPSVGGRLFEVDNLDQLDVLGRLIGRMHQVAKTKPFTQRPTLTCEEYLHTAKVHLQKSNLVPMGLETAFYTILDLVIKQAQTQYINVKTIRLHGDCHAGNILWAGDALMFVDLDDSRQGPPIQDLWMMLSGDRQTQLLQLDTLVTAYEEFCDFDHSQLKLIEPLRAMRIIHYMGWVAKRWSDPAFVRNFSWFADDKYWEQQILALKEQLAALQEAPLKLLP; via the coding sequence ATGAGTAAATTTAGCTTTATTGATTTAACACCAGATCTAATTCTTGATGCCATAGAAAGTGTTGGTATTTATGTTGAGTCTGGTTTATTGGCATTAAATAGTTACGAAAATAGAGTGTATCAATTTGTAGCAGAAGGCGGAAAACGCTACGTTGTTAAGTTTTATCGTCCAGAGCGTTGGAGCGAGGAGCAAATACAAGAAGAGCATGACTTTGCCTTTGAGTTAGCAGAGGCCGAAGTACCGGTTGTTGCGCCAATGGAATATAACGGGCAAAGCTTATTTGAACACCAAGGCTATTTATTTACTTTATTTCCAAGTGTTGGCGGGCGTTTATTTGAAGTCGATAACTTAGATCAACTTGATGTACTAGGGCGCTTAATTGGCAGAATGCACCAAGTTGCTAAAACAAAACCATTTACACAAAGGCCCACCCTAACCTGCGAAGAGTACTTACATACAGCAAAAGTTCATCTGCAAAAAAGTAACTTAGTACCTATGGGATTAGAAACTGCTTTTTATACCATTTTAGATTTGGTTATTAAGCAGGCTCAAACACAGTATATCAATGTAAAAACGATACGTTTGCATGGGGATTGCCATGCTGGCAATATATTATGGGCAGGCGATGCGTTAATGTTTGTTGATTTAGATGATAGTCGCCAGGGGCCACCCATTCAGGATCTATGGATGATGCTAAGTGGCGATCGACAAACGCAGCTGTTACAGTTAGATACCTTAGTAACCGCCTATGAAGAATTTTGTGATTTTGATCACTCACAGCTTAAGTTGATCGAACCACTTCGGGCTATGCGTATCATCCATTACATGGGGTGGGTTGCAAAACGATGGAGCGATCCGGCTTTTGTGCGGAACTTTTCATGGTTTGCCGATGACAAATACTGGGAGCAACAAATTTTAGCACTTAAAGAGCAGCTTGCCGCATTGCAAGAAGCACCGTTAAAATTATTGCCATAA
- the gspJ gene encoding type II secretion system minor pseudopilin GspJ, with product MKQRGFTLLEVMVALGILGFVIMATHQILDTTTRAKEASDDKIAELNGLQTTFRLMDQDFSQMTKRAVRNEAGDVQEQYLLAGRYVLDSQYDGIGFVRDGWINPINLLPRSELQAVGYRVINDNLERVYRVYVDQLDNMEPRVQVVLKNIEELKFEFLDDKNEWQAKWQIKALPKAVAVTLQQIEAEPIRRVFLVPGQGKEILPSSPSTDDALADEGNPQEGGQ from the coding sequence GTGAAGCAACGCGGATTTACCTTACTTGAAGTGATGGTAGCCTTGGGGATTTTAGGCTTTGTTATTATGGCCACGCACCAAATACTAGATACCACTACCCGCGCCAAAGAGGCTTCGGATGATAAAATAGCCGAGCTAAATGGTTTGCAAACCACCTTTAGGTTAATGGATCAAGATTTTAGTCAAATGACCAAACGTGCTGTACGCAATGAAGCAGGCGATGTGCAAGAGCAGTATTTGCTAGCCGGACGCTATGTTTTAGATAGCCAATATGATGGCATTGGCTTTGTGCGCGACGGCTGGATAAATCCAATTAATTTATTACCACGCTCAGAATTACAAGCTGTGGGTTATCGCGTAATAAACGACAACTTGGAGCGAGTGTACCGGGTATATGTTGATCAGCTTGACAATATGGAGCCGCGTGTACAGGTTGTTTTAAAAAACATTGAAGAGCTAAAGTTTGAATTTTTAGACGATAAAAACGAATGGCAAGCTAAGTGGCAAATTAAAGCACTTCCTAAAGCGGTTGCTGTTACGCTGCAACAAATAGAGGCAGAGCCAATTAGGCGAGTATTTTTAGTGCCAGGACAAGGTAAAGAAATTCTACCATCGAGCCCATCAACTGATGATGCACTGGCCGATGAAGGTAACCCGCAAGAAGGTGGGCAGTAA
- the gspL gene encoding type II secretion system protein GspL, giving the protein MTEILLIRTGQTEQELLNWLIYSPQEQQIIASGELVNASYLNELSEKSLGREVVVLLPCDQVQLKTVMLPTKWNRKLEQALPYMLEEDIACDIDELFIAVGEPVMIGEQHAVRVAMTDREWFEAWLALFAEHNLSVYKILPDALLLPPADEDTVTAIALNNQWLFKQGPWRISAVETSWLNGYLTAMGNPDVKHFSPATQFPETVNLQAQTSDYDLPLALFAKQLEHTKFNLRQGMYQLKKKSTLWWGYWKSAAIITSVALVASITIKAIELHQLNTQLELAKAQVIEHYQKAFPGTKVRPHLIKNQIKGALAKIQDTSDAGFLELTTELVGVFSQVSNFTPETLRYDKKRNELRMRARAKDFQTFGKVKAILEQQGLTVDQGSLSNDGDFVVGEIKLRGAV; this is encoded by the coding sequence GTGACAGAAATACTGTTGATCCGCACGGGTCAAACCGAACAAGAGTTACTTAATTGGTTAATATACTCACCACAAGAACAACAAATAATAGCCAGTGGTGAGCTAGTTAATGCCAGTTATTTAAACGAACTGAGCGAAAAATCGCTAGGGCGCGAAGTCGTTGTATTATTGCCTTGTGACCAAGTGCAATTAAAAACGGTAATGCTACCGACTAAATGGAATCGTAAGTTAGAGCAAGCTTTGCCTTATATGCTCGAAGAAGATATAGCGTGCGATATAGATGAGCTATTTATTGCTGTAGGTGAGCCAGTGATGATTGGCGAGCAGCATGCTGTTCGTGTTGCTATGACCGACCGCGAATGGTTTGAGGCGTGGCTAGCGCTATTTGCAGAGCATAATTTATCGGTATATAAAATATTACCCGATGCTTTGTTATTACCCCCAGCAGATGAGGACACAGTAACGGCAATAGCACTTAATAATCAGTGGTTATTTAAACAAGGCCCATGGCGTATAAGTGCAGTAGAGACGAGCTGGTTAAATGGTTACTTAACAGCAATGGGTAATCCAGATGTAAAGCATTTTAGTCCGGCGACTCAGTTTCCTGAAACGGTAAACTTACAGGCTCAAACCAGTGATTACGACCTACCGCTGGCCTTATTTGCTAAGCAATTAGAGCATACTAAGTTTAATCTTCGCCAAGGTATGTATCAGCTTAAAAAGAAAAGCACCTTATGGTGGGGGTACTGGAAAAGTGCTGCCATTATTACCAGCGTTGCCTTAGTAGCGAGTATTACGATTAAAGCTATAGAGTTGCATCAGCTAAATACCCAGTTAGAACTTGCTAAAGCACAGGTAATTGAGCACTACCAAAAGGCATTTCCGGGAACTAAGGTTCGCCCACATCTTATTAAAAACCAAATTAAAGGTGCACTGGCAAAAATACAAGATACCAGCGACGCTGGATTTTTAGAGTTAACCACAGAGTTAGTGGGGGTGTTTTCGCAGGTAAGTAATTTTACCCCTGAAACACTGCGTTATGACAAAAAACGTAATGAATTACGTATGAGAGCACGCGCAAAAGACTTTCAAACCTTTGGTAAAGTTAAAGCCATACTTGAACAGCAAGGGTTAACGGTTGATCAAGGCTCGTTAAGTAACGATGGTGACTTTGTAGTTGGCGAAATTAAACTGCGAGGTGCAGTATGA
- the gspG gene encoding type II secretion system major pseudopilin GspG, whose amino-acid sequence MNKQSGFSLLEVMVVLVIIGMIMSIVAPNIMGQQEEAAIDKAHLDIQQLEDAMSLYKLKNKSYPSTEQGLEALVNKTSIEPIPKRFPDGGFISKLPEDPWGNTYQLISPGEIGKFDIFSLGPDGQAGTDDDIGNWDEEKQ is encoded by the coding sequence GTGAATAAACAATCAGGTTTTTCTTTGCTAGAAGTGATGGTCGTACTGGTTATAATTGGCATGATCATGTCAATTGTGGCACCTAATATTATGGGTCAACAAGAAGAGGCCGCTATCGATAAAGCACACTTAGATATTCAGCAGCTTGAAGATGCAATGAGCCTTTATAAGCTTAAAAATAAAAGCTACCCAAGTACCGAGCAAGGCCTAGAAGCATTGGTTAATAAAACCAGCATAGAGCCAATACCAAAACGTTTTCCAGATGGTGGCTTTATTAGTAAATTACCAGAGGATCCGTGGGGCAATACTTATCAGTTAATTAGCCCAGGAGAAATTGGTAAATTTGATATTTTTTCTTTAGGTCCAGATGGCCAAGCAGGCACCGATGACGACATTGGTAACTGGGATGAAGAAAAACAGTAA
- the ccoG gene encoding cytochrome c oxidase accessory protein CcoG, protein MDKQIKVKNIPVEVKIQKPDLSGQQDRFNPRNRIYVRAVNGLHQLLRQRIGFLGLLAFMLLPWINFNGEQAVLFDLIGQKYNIFGLTLWPQDFTILAFIFMLAAFALFLVTTFYGRVWCGYTCPQTVWTFTFIWFEEKFEGTANQRKKLDQRAMDFDKFWRKTAKHTSWILFSLYTAITFVGYFTPIRELLPDFVTFNAGSYALMSIIFFAACTYGNAGWMREIMCLHICPYSRFQSAMFDKDTYTVSYDEKRGESRGPRSRKVAHEDLEIGDCIDCNLCVQVCPTGIDIRNGLQAECINCGACIDACDGVMDKMNYPRGLISYTTERNLETPENKTNPLRAKIIGYIVILVILTSALVANIALRKTMEFDIIRDRNQLYRVNFEGLVENTYTLKVINKAQYEQTFTIKVQGLDNFKYIGKQTFRVNAGQSHNVPLSLVMDPYDLKAPMTEFNFVLSPVGEPDNQISQSSNFFKAR, encoded by the coding sequence ATGGACAAACAAATTAAAGTAAAAAATATACCAGTTGAAGTAAAGATTCAAAAGCCGGATCTTAGCGGGCAACAGGATCGGTTTAATCCACGTAATCGTATTTACGTGCGTGCTGTTAATGGCTTGCACCAACTTCTTAGGCAGCGAATTGGCTTTTTAGGTCTGTTGGCATTTATGCTGCTACCTTGGATAAATTTTAATGGTGAGCAAGCCGTTTTATTTGATTTAATAGGTCAAAAATACAACATTTTTGGTTTAACCCTGTGGCCGCAAGACTTTACCATACTCGCCTTTATTTTTATGTTGGCCGCGTTTGCTTTGTTTTTGGTCACTACATTTTATGGACGAGTGTGGTGTGGTTATACCTGCCCACAAACGGTGTGGACTTTTACCTTTATTTGGTTTGAAGAAAAGTTTGAAGGTACGGCAAACCAACGTAAAAAGCTCGACCAACGAGCAATGGACTTTGATAAGTTTTGGCGCAAAACCGCTAAGCACACCAGTTGGATTTTGTTTTCTTTATATACAGCAATTACATTTGTTGGTTACTTTACCCCTATTCGTGAGCTACTCCCTGACTTTGTTACCTTTAATGCCGGTAGCTATGCTTTAATGAGCATTATCTTTTTTGCTGCTTGTACATACGGTAATGCTGGGTGGATGCGCGAAATTATGTGTTTACATATTTGCCCATACTCACGTTTTCAGTCAGCCATGTTTGATAAAGATACCTATACAGTATCGTATGATGAAAAACGCGGTGAAAGCCGTGGCCCACGCTCGCGCAAAGTGGCACATGAAGATTTAGAAATAGGCGACTGTATTGACTGTAATTTATGCGTGCAAGTGTGCCCAACCGGTATAGACATACGTAATGGCTTACAAGCAGAGTGTATTAACTGTGGCGCTTGTATTGATGCATGTGATGGGGTGATGGATAAAATGAATTATCCACGCGGACTTATTTCTTATACCACTGAGCGAAACTTAGAAACGCCAGAGAATAAAACCAACCCACTGCGGGCAAAAATTATTGGTTATATAGTGATCCTGGTTATTTTAACCAGTGCCTTGGTTGCCAATATTGCGCTGCGTAAAACGATGGAATTTGATATTATTCGCGATCGTAATCAGTTATATAGGGTTAATTTTGAAGGGTTGGTAGAAAACACCTACACCTTAAAAGTGATCAACAAAGCGCAGTATGAGCAAACCTTTACAATTAAAGTGCAAGGGCTCGATAACTTTAAGTACATAGGTAAACAAACGTTTAGGGTTAACGCAGGGCAATCGCACAATGTGCCTTTATCACTGGTTATGGATCCGTATGACTTAAAAGCGCCAATGACAGAATTTAACTTTGTGCTATCGCCGGTAGGCGAGCCCGACAATCAAATATCACAGTCGAGTAACTTTTTTAAAGCGCGGTAA